The Limnochorda sp. LNt genome includes a region encoding these proteins:
- the abc-f gene encoding ribosomal protection-like ABC-F family protein, with protein sequence MLVRVERVSFGFAGEPLLSDVSFTVHRGDRIGLVGLNGCGKTTLLQIMAGRLRPQQGEVSVARGVRVAYVGPEREPPRGDLPLGDYLLGPLEHLVEMERDLQRLAEELAHAPPERRAALLEAYGELASVFEQRGGYELAARVAAVAEGMGLAHALERPLASLSAGEQARAALGRALLDEADLLLLDEPTNHLDLPGRIWLERYLATTARTCVLVSHDRAFLDACVTRILHLDRGHVREYAGNYAAFEAQRAVERKTAWATYEQRARAVRRLEAQARRYRQWAHEVEATKLGQGPVDRGYIGHKAARMMRRALSAERRLLEKAEQMKTAKPFERDPVRIRPPDAVVRSDRVLVLESVGLVVGGRTLFDGVSLELEPGERLAILGPNGCGKTSLLRVILGELAPWSGRVWLSPSARVGYFDQQHRQLDWDRPALEQLLEGGHDETRVRTVLGRLRVQRETPLRPVGSLSSGERAKVLLGRLLLGGCNVMVLDEPTNHLDIETQDVLIEALAAYTGTLIFVTHDRHLVRALATRTLELAGSVGRPNEATR encoded by the coding sequence GTGTTGGTCCGCGTCGAGCGGGTCTCCTTCGGCTTCGCCGGCGAGCCGTTGTTGAGCGACGTCTCCTTCACCGTCCACCGGGGGGATCGCATCGGCCTCGTCGGGCTCAACGGGTGCGGCAAGACCACGCTGCTCCAGATCATGGCCGGGCGCCTGCGCCCCCAGCAGGGTGAGGTCTCGGTCGCCCGGGGCGTGCGGGTGGCCTACGTGGGCCCCGAGCGTGAGCCGCCGCGAGGCGACCTGCCGCTGGGCGACTATCTCCTGGGGCCCCTCGAGCACCTCGTCGAGATGGAGCGCGATCTCCAGCGCCTCGCAGAGGAGCTGGCCCATGCACCACCGGAGCGGCGCGCCGCCCTGCTCGAGGCCTACGGAGAGCTGGCGTCGGTTTTCGAGCAGCGAGGCGGCTACGAGCTGGCGGCACGGGTGGCGGCGGTGGCCGAGGGGATGGGGCTGGCCCATGCCCTGGAGCGGCCCCTGGCGTCGCTGTCCGCCGGCGAGCAGGCGCGGGCGGCGCTGGGGCGGGCCCTGCTGGACGAGGCCGACCTCCTGCTGCTGGACGAGCCCACTAACCACCTTGACCTGCCGGGGCGGATCTGGCTAGAGCGCTACCTCGCGACCACGGCTCGCACCTGCGTCCTCGTCTCCCACGACCGTGCCTTCCTGGACGCCTGTGTCACCCGCATCCTCCACCTGGACCGCGGGCACGTGCGGGAATACGCGGGCAACTACGCGGCCTTCGAGGCGCAGCGGGCGGTGGAGCGCAAGACGGCGTGGGCCACCTACGAGCAGCGGGCCCGGGCCGTCCGACGCCTGGAGGCCCAGGCCCGGCGCTACCGTCAGTGGGCGCACGAGGTGGAGGCCACCAAGCTCGGGCAGGGGCCCGTCGACCGCGGCTACATCGGCCACAAGGCCGCCCGGATGATGAGACGAGCCCTGAGCGCCGAGAGGCGGCTACTGGAGAAGGCCGAGCAGATGAAGACGGCCAAGCCCTTCGAGCGGGACCCGGTGCGAATCCGGCCGCCCGACGCCGTTGTGCGCAGCGACCGGGTCCTGGTCCTCGAGTCGGTGGGCCTGGTCGTGGGGGGACGCACCCTGTTCGATGGAGTGTCCCTGGAGCTGGAGCCCGGCGAGCGGCTGGCCATCCTGGGGCCCAACGGGTGCGGCAAGACCTCGCTGCTCCGGGTCATCCTTGGGGAACTCGCGCCCTGGTCCGGACGGGTCTGGCTGAGCCCCTCGGCCCGCGTCGGCTACTTCGACCAGCAGCACCGGCAGCTCGACTGGGATCGCCCGGCGCTCGAGCAGCTCCTGGAGGGCGGTCACGACGAGACCCGGGTGCGCACGGTGCTGGGGCGCCTGCGGGTGCAGAGGGAGACGCCGCTGCGGCCCGTCGGCAGCCTCAGCTCCGGGGAGCGCGCCAAGGTGCTGCTGGGGCGCCTGCTGCTGGGAGGGTGCAACGTCATGGTGCTCGACGAGCCCACCAACCACCTGGACATCGAGACGCAGGACGTTCTCATCGAGGCGCTGGCCGCCTACACAGGCACCCTGATCTTCGTCACCCACGACCGCCACCTGGTCCGGGCCCTGGCCACCCGCACGCTGGAACTGGCAGGATCGGTCGGCCGTCCGAACGAAGCCACAAGGTGA
- a CDS encoding FAD-binding protein, which translates to MQEHRVDLVVVGSGAGGITGAIVGAKHGLKTLIIEKGRVWGGSSSLSGGGIWIPNNPVSRAAGLQDSFEEALTYMETVIGDVGPASSRERKMAFLRHGPEMIAFLMQQGVRFVASMEYPDYYPDKPGGKIGRSLDPAFFDARKLGDLAATMRTLSIDVPVAFRSGETHHLPKAFTLPRHFFKTVGIFTRSIGMRLRGQRPLGLGNALVGQLMYVARRLGVDLWLNAPARRLVVEEGRVVGVEVERDGVPVRVRSRAVLLAAGGFDHNAEMRRRYQGVDGWSVGNPDNTGDVIQQCMELGCDMALLDDAWWGAVAIDPKGERQFLVWERSMPHCIVVDQTGRRFTNESASYVDFGHDMLARNREVPAIPSWLIMDSRHRNRYIFGMAMPRMTPRAWLESGFFVRADSLEELAQRCGIDRDGLLATVARFNEMARRGVDEEFGRGRTAYDRFYGDPRYPNPNLGPIERPPFYAVKIFPGDLGTKGGMLTDEHARVLKGGEPMPGLYAVGNCSASVMGRTYPGPGATLGAAMTFAYIAAKHVVATASAPASQA; encoded by the coding sequence ATGCAGGAGCATCGGGTCGATCTGGTCGTGGTGGGAAGCGGAGCAGGCGGCATCACGGGTGCCATCGTCGGCGCCAAGCACGGGCTCAAGACGCTCATCATCGAGAAGGGGCGCGTGTGGGGTGGCTCGTCGTCGCTCTCCGGCGGGGGCATCTGGATCCCCAACAACCCCGTCTCACGGGCCGCAGGCTTGCAGGACAGCTTCGAAGAGGCACTCACCTACATGGAGACGGTCATCGGCGACGTGGGGCCGGCCAGCTCCCGGGAGCGCAAGATGGCCTTCCTGCGCCACGGGCCCGAGATGATCGCCTTCCTCATGCAGCAGGGCGTGCGGTTCGTGGCCAGCATGGAGTACCCCGACTACTACCCCGACAAGCCGGGGGGCAAGATCGGGCGCTCCCTGGACCCCGCCTTCTTCGACGCCCGCAAGCTGGGTGATCTGGCCGCCACCATGCGGACCCTCTCCATCGACGTGCCGGTCGCCTTCCGATCGGGGGAGACGCACCACCTCCCCAAGGCCTTCACGTTGCCTCGCCACTTCTTCAAGACCGTCGGCATCTTCACCCGCAGCATCGGGATGCGTCTGCGGGGCCAGCGCCCGCTGGGGCTGGGCAACGCCCTGGTGGGCCAGCTGATGTACGTGGCGCGGCGGCTCGGCGTGGATCTCTGGCTCAACGCACCCGCCCGGCGGCTGGTGGTGGAGGAGGGTCGCGTGGTCGGCGTCGAGGTAGAGCGCGACGGCGTCCCCGTGCGGGTGCGCAGCCGTGCGGTGCTGCTCGCCGCAGGAGGATTCGACCACAACGCCGAGATGCGCCGGCGCTACCAGGGGGTCGACGGCTGGTCGGTGGGCAACCCCGACAACACCGGCGACGTCATCCAGCAGTGCATGGAGTTGGGCTGCGACATGGCCCTGCTCGACGACGCGTGGTGGGGCGCGGTGGCAATCGACCCCAAAGGGGAGCGGCAGTTCCTGGTCTGGGAGCGCTCCATGCCCCACTGCATCGTGGTGGATCAGACGGGGCGGCGCTTCACCAACGAGTCGGCCTCTTACGTCGACTTCGGCCACGACATGCTGGCGCGAAACCGGGAGGTGCCGGCCATACCGTCGTGGCTCATCATGGACAGCCGCCACCGCAACCGCTACATCTTCGGCATGGCCATGCCCCGCATGACCCCGCGGGCATGGCTGGAGAGCGGCTTCTTCGTCAGGGCGGACTCGCTGGAAGAGCTGGCGCAGCGCTGCGGCATCGACCGTGACGGCCTGCTGGCGACGGTGGCGCGCTTCAACGAGATGGCCCGGCGCGGCGTGGACGAGGAGTTCGGCCGGGGGCGCACTGCCTACGACCGCTTCTACGGCGATCCCCGCTACCCCAACCCCAACCTGGGCCCCATCGAGCGGCCGCCGTTCTACGCCGTCAAGATCTTCCCCGGCGACCTGGGGACCAAGGGCGGCATGCTCACCGACGAGCACGCCCGCGTGCTCAAGGGCGGCGAGCCGATGCCGGGCCTCTATGCGGTAGGCAACTGCTCGGCCTCGGTGATGGGGCGCACCTACCCGGGCCCGGGCGCGACGTTGGGAGCCGCCATGACCTTCGCCTACATCGCGGCGAAACACGTCGTCGCCACGGCCTCGGCGCCTGCCAGCCAGGCTTAG
- a CDS encoding DUF4384 domain-containing protein gives MAVAGVLLAGPVLAQESGAAVADEEPQSSPPFRPEAIIVRPDPADLRTSIWTDRGRYRPGDRVRITFYVSEPAYVYIYDLDTSGKVRLIFPNRYEMDNFVRPGTHTIPRRGYSFVVSGPGGAEYLQIIATLRPLRDLAPSSAFLREALPQLGDDPRAVKGRVERLLSPAGRGWATAWTAFWVVAPRPSPPPPPPPPPPPPPPARVRWGYLRVTSDPSGARAYVDGDYIGRTPVEAQVREGWHTVRLRLDGYPDREVRVHVEPGERERVDVRWSPDEREGREPVARTEEPPEPGRAPSEPRPVGPHRLGLSVGVDGEGV, from the coding sequence ATGGCGGTGGCAGGCGTCTTGCTGGCGGGACCGGTGCTGGCGCAGGAGTCGGGAGCGGCCGTGGCCGATGAGGAGCCACAGAGCAGCCCGCCATTCCGGCCCGAGGCCATCATCGTGCGGCCGGATCCCGCTGACCTGAGGACGAGCATCTGGACGGACCGGGGCCGCTACCGGCCAGGGGATCGGGTGCGCATCACCTTTTACGTCAGCGAGCCCGCCTACGTCTACATCTACGACCTGGACACGTCCGGCAAGGTGCGCCTCATCTTCCCCAACCGCTACGAGATGGACAACTTCGTGCGCCCCGGTACGCACACCATCCCCCGGCGAGGTTACAGCTTCGTGGTCTCGGGCCCCGGAGGCGCCGAATACCTCCAGATCATCGCCACCCTGCGTCCTCTACGCGACCTGGCGCCGTCGTCGGCCTTCCTCCGGGAGGCCCTCCCGCAACTGGGCGACGACCCCCGGGCGGTCAAGGGGCGTGTCGAGCGGTTGTTGAGTCCCGCTGGCCGGGGATGGGCCACGGCCTGGACCGCGTTTTGGGTGGTGGCGCCCAGGCCGTCGCCGCCACCGCCGCCCCCGCCACCACCACCCCCTCCCCCGCCGGCTCGCGTGCGGTGGGGGTATCTTCGCGTCACCAGCGACCCGTCCGGCGCCCGCGCCTACGTCGACGGCGACTACATCGGGCGCACCCCGGTCGAGGCGCAGGTGCGGGAGGGCTGGCACACGGTGCGCCTGCGGCTCGACGGCTACCCGGACCGGGAGGTGCGGGTCCACGTCGAGCCCGGCGAGCGGGAGCGGGTCGACGTGCGGTGGAGCCCTGACGAGCGGGAGGGCCGGGAGCCGGTGGCCCGGACCGAGGAGCCCCCTGAGCCGGGGCGCGCCCCGTCCGAGCCCAGGCCTGTCGGGCCCCATCGCCTGGGGCTGTCAGTGGGGGTGGACGGGGAGGGTGTCTGA
- a CDS encoding TIGR03618 family F420-dependent PPOX class oxidoreductase, with product MRPHPAAEAFLQRRYVAVFVTTRPDGTPHAAPVWFEYEASEEGGLFRICTDPESVKVRNLQAHPTAALCVATHEPPYRYVLAEGQARLETASEPDSAPHRLLRRLAVRYLGEQEGLRYADSLRGEALTMVTLAAQRVRWYDESAGTGWRCTVSGHNPPPPARCEAGLRAIPRRKTRMRVDTTTKDVAIDTAW from the coding sequence ATGAGACCTCACCCGGCGGCCGAGGCGTTCTTGCAGAGGCGCTACGTGGCAGTCTTCGTCACGACGCGCCCGGACGGCACGCCGCATGCAGCGCCCGTCTGGTTCGAGTACGAGGCGAGCGAGGAGGGCGGCCTCTTCCGCATCTGCACGGACCCCGAGAGCGTCAAGGTGCGCAACCTGCAGGCCCACCCCACCGCGGCCCTCTGCGTCGCCACCCACGAGCCGCCGTACCGATACGTGCTGGCCGAGGGGCAGGCCCGCCTCGAGACGGCCAGCGAGCCCGACAGCGCTCCACACCGCCTGCTGCGGCGATTGGCCGTACGCTACCTGGGCGAGCAGGAGGGGCTTCGCTACGCCGACTCGCTGCGGGGCGAGGCGCTCACCATGGTGACCCTGGCGGCCCAGCGAGTGCGGTGGTACGACGAGAGCGCCGGCACGGGCTGGCGTTGTACAGTAAGTGGCCACAACCCGCCCCCACCCGCACGGTGCGAAGCGGGTTTGCGGGCCATTCCCCGTAGAAAAACGCGGATGCGCGTAGACACAACCACAAAAGATGTAGCTATTGACACAGCGTGGTAA
- a CDS encoding IS110 family RNA-guided transposase, with protein sequence MDSITKFVGLDVAKDTIAVAVAERGAAPPRYLGSVPNTPEAVRKLVRRLGTPEQLAACYEAGPTGYGLYRLLTGLGVRCIVVAPSLTPVRPGDQVKTDRRDALRLAQLLRAGELTPVWVPGEDDEALRDLVRARESAKRDLKRARQELTSFLLRHGIAAPNGAKRWSRTFLRWLDTLGFAHRATQVAFQEYLQAVHERQARVERLEAEIHAMATEGRRAPVIQALQALKGVREVTAVTLVAEIGVFSRFRSPAQLMAYAGLVPREHSSGVQTRRSGITKTGNAHVRFVLGEAAWAYRHRPAVKAPLRSHQQGVDPDVLRISLKAQQRLHRKYWRLLSRGKPATVAATAVARAGVVHP encoded by the coding sequence GTGGATTCTATCACGAAGTTCGTGGGGCTGGACGTGGCAAAGGACACGATCGCAGTGGCCGTGGCGGAGCGAGGGGCGGCACCGCCCCGGTACCTGGGCAGCGTGCCGAACACGCCCGAGGCGGTGCGCAAGCTGGTGCGGCGGCTGGGCACGCCGGAGCAGCTGGCGGCGTGCTACGAGGCAGGGCCCACCGGCTACGGGCTGTACCGGTTGTTGACCGGGCTGGGGGTGCGGTGCATCGTGGTGGCGCCGTCGCTGACGCCCGTTCGGCCCGGCGACCAGGTGAAGACCGACCGGCGCGACGCCCTGCGGCTGGCGCAGTTGCTTCGAGCCGGCGAGCTGACGCCCGTCTGGGTACCGGGCGAGGACGACGAGGCGCTGCGGGACCTGGTGCGGGCCCGGGAGAGCGCCAAGCGGGACCTCAAGCGCGCCCGCCAGGAGCTCACGAGTTTCCTGTTGCGTCACGGCATCGCGGCGCCCAACGGCGCGAAGCGGTGGTCCCGGACGTTCCTGCGCTGGCTCGATACCCTGGGCTTTGCCCACCGGGCCACCCAGGTGGCCTTCCAGGAGTACCTGCAGGCGGTGCATGAGCGGCAGGCCCGGGTGGAGCGGCTCGAGGCGGAGATCCACGCGATGGCCACCGAGGGTCGCCGGGCGCCGGTCATCCAGGCGTTGCAAGCCCTCAAGGGGGTCCGGGAGGTCACGGCGGTGACGCTGGTGGCCGAGATTGGGGTGTTCTCCCGCTTTCGCAGCCCGGCCCAGCTGATGGCGTACGCAGGGCTGGTGCCCCGCGAGCATTCGAGCGGCGTCCAGACCCGCCGGAGCGGGATCACCAAGACCGGCAACGCGCACGTCCGGTTTGTGCTGGGGGAAGCGGCCTGGGCGTATCGCCACCGGCCCGCCGTGAAGGCTCCCTTGCGCAGCCACCAACAGGGGGTCGACCCCGACGTCCTGCGCATCTCCCTCAAGGCGCAGCAACGGCTGCACCGCAAGTACTGGCGCCTGCTCAGCCGGGGCAAGCCTGCGACGGTGGCGGCGACCGCGGTGGCTCGGGCTGGCGTTGTACACCCATGA
- a CDS encoding N-acyl-D-amino-acid deacylase family protein has protein sequence MTFDLIIADGLVVDGTGAPPRRADVGIVGDRIVAVADLSSANAIRRLDASGQIVAPGFIDMHTHSDLALLADGRAESTVRQGITTQVIGNCGLSPAPITNQVKEDVRKSLGIYDYGVEWTWESFGDYLQVLRQARFATHVVPLVGHGSIRSAAMGFDKRPPTADELETMHHLVTEAMEAGAFGMSTGLVYPPGMYSDTSELIELSKIVARYGGFYASHMRGEASTVVDSVREALQIGREAGVRVQISHHKAAGRVNWGRVRVTYSLIEEAARNLDVTYDIYPYTAGSANLSQLLPPWVHVGGTQAMLARLKDSELRPRIRYDVIHGTPDWPNFFPVDWKDIQIAHVGSERNRWMQGLTVQEVADQVGQDPVEFMMDLIVEEDNQVSMVNFVMSQDDVDFLIPKPQSMFGSDGWSITPGGPTGSGHPHPRCYGTFPRVLGHYVRERRLLSLEEAIHKMTGKASQKLGLSRRGEVREGYYADLVVFDPGTIADRATFANPHQFPVGVTWVLVDGQIAVDRCMASSVLNGKVLTPSR, from the coding sequence ATGACATTCGACCTCATCATTGCCGACGGCCTTGTCGTAGACGGCACGGGTGCTCCTCCCCGTCGCGCCGACGTGGGCATCGTTGGGGACCGGATTGTCGCTGTCGCGGACCTTAGCAGCGCGAACGCTATCCGGCGACTGGATGCCTCCGGGCAGATCGTGGCTCCGGGGTTCATCGACATGCACACCCATTCGGACCTTGCGCTGCTTGCGGATGGTCGGGCCGAAAGTACTGTGCGGCAGGGGATCACTACCCAAGTGATCGGTAATTGCGGTCTCTCACCGGCCCCTATCACCAACCAAGTTAAGGAGGACGTGCGTAAGTCGCTAGGTATCTATGACTACGGCGTCGAGTGGACGTGGGAAAGTTTTGGCGATTACCTCCAGGTTCTGCGTCAGGCCCGGTTTGCTACCCACGTAGTGCCCCTGGTCGGGCATGGATCGATTCGTTCTGCCGCGATGGGTTTCGACAAACGGCCTCCGACAGCCGACGAACTCGAAACCATGCACCACCTGGTGACAGAAGCCATGGAGGCGGGGGCCTTCGGCATGTCTACTGGGCTCGTATACCCTCCAGGCATGTACAGCGACACTTCCGAACTGATTGAACTATCCAAGATTGTGGCGCGCTATGGTGGTTTCTACGCCTCTCACATGCGCGGCGAGGCGTCGACCGTGGTGGATTCAGTGCGAGAGGCGCTGCAGATTGGCAGGGAAGCAGGGGTACGTGTGCAGATCTCGCACCACAAGGCTGCCGGCCGGGTGAACTGGGGGAGAGTTCGGGTTACTTATTCGCTGATTGAGGAGGCAGCCCGGAACCTTGACGTCACGTATGACATTTACCCGTATACGGCCGGTAGTGCCAATCTGAGCCAGTTACTACCGCCTTGGGTGCATGTCGGAGGCACGCAGGCAATGCTGGCGCGCCTCAAGGATTCTGAGTTGCGGCCCCGCATTCGCTACGATGTTATCCATGGTACACCGGACTGGCCCAACTTCTTCCCCGTTGATTGGAAGGATATTCAGATTGCCCACGTAGGTAGTGAGAGAAACCGTTGGATGCAAGGGTTAACCGTGCAGGAGGTAGCTGACCAGGTTGGCCAGGATCCTGTCGAGTTTATGATGGATCTTATCGTCGAAGAGGATAACCAGGTTTCCATGGTCAACTTCGTCATGTCGCAAGACGACGTAGATTTCCTGATCCCGAAGCCGCAGTCTATGTTCGGTTCCGACGGTTGGTCGATCACCCCGGGAGGTCCAACTGGTAGCGGCCATCCGCATCCTCGTTGCTATGGAACGTTCCCGAGGGTTCTTGGACACTACGTAAGAGAACGACGGCTCCTCTCTCTTGAAGAGGCCATCCACAAGATGACAGGAAAAGCGTCACAGAAGCTGGGCCTTTCTCGGCGTGGGGAGGTTCGGGAGGGGTACTACGCTGACCTTGTCGTCTTCGATCCCGGTACGATAGCGGACCGGGCGACCTTTGCCAACCCGCACCAATTCCCTGTCGGCGTTACTTGGGTCCTGGTCGACGGCCAGATAGCGGTTGACCGATGTATGGCCAGTTCCGTCCTTAACGGAAAGGTGCTCACTCCCTCCAGGTAG
- a CDS encoding ABC transporter permease, which produces MLSTRSPGLDPSRAVRWARRHRLIAGGLMLTLLATASGILAPWLAPYPPEQINPLNRLQAPSAVHPFGTDELGRDVLSRVLFGARLSLSVGALVVILSTSLGTICGLLAGYFRYLDSPIMRVMDGLMALPDLLLAIALMAALGPNMGNVVIALGIVYTPRVARVVRSAVLIVREREYVQAAQALGASSTRVILRHVLPNAASPLIVQASFTFAFSVLGEASLSFLGVGVPPGVPSWGNILAGGRQYMTVAPWIAWFPGLAIVLTVLGLNLLGDGLRDLLDPRLRRLG; this is translated from the coding sequence ATGCTGTCGACTCGAAGCCCGGGTTTGGACCCTTCCAGGGCTGTGCGCTGGGCGCGTCGTCATCGCTTAATAGCTGGGGGTTTGATGCTGACCTTGCTGGCGACTGCTTCTGGTATTCTGGCTCCCTGGCTCGCTCCTTACCCGCCAGAACAGATCAATCCCCTGAACAGACTGCAAGCTCCCTCAGCGGTTCACCCTTTCGGAACGGATGAACTGGGGCGCGACGTGCTCAGTCGCGTGCTGTTTGGCGCTCGTCTGTCGCTGTCGGTAGGGGCTCTGGTAGTCATCCTGTCAACCTCTTTGGGGACGATCTGCGGACTTCTGGCGGGGTACTTTCGATACTTGGATTCACCTATCATGCGCGTGATGGATGGTCTCATGGCCTTGCCGGACCTCTTGCTTGCCATAGCTCTGATGGCCGCTCTAGGGCCAAACATGGGCAACGTCGTGATCGCTCTCGGAATCGTCTATACGCCCAGAGTGGCGCGGGTGGTACGCAGTGCAGTGCTGATCGTACGGGAGAGAGAGTATGTCCAGGCTGCGCAGGCGCTTGGCGCCAGTTCTACCCGCGTAATCTTGCGCCACGTTCTGCCTAACGCTGCGTCACCTCTCATTGTTCAGGCCAGTTTCACGTTCGCCTTTTCCGTTCTGGGCGAAGCGTCACTGAGCTTTCTTGGCGTGGGAGTTCCCCCCGGCGTGCCGAGCTGGGGTAACATCCTGGCGGGTGGCCGTCAATACATGACGGTGGCCCCCTGGATCGCGTGGTTCCCTGGCCTCGCCATTGTATTAACGGTGCTGGGGCTGAATCTGCTTGGTGATGGTCTGCGCGACCTACTGGATCCGAGGTTGCGGCGTCTCGGTTGA
- a CDS encoding ABC transporter permease yields MLQYIGRRLLSLIVVLLVVAVVAFLLIHLAPGDPASVMLGPNATVEDVQRLRQQLALDRPLMVQFVAWFSRMIRGDLGISHFAQRPVSDILLERAEPTLLLAGMALLVAIMIGLPAGVVAALRRGTVVDQLVMGMALLGASVPSFWLGLTLILYVAVGLGWLPAAGYLPLRSGVLDSLRYFVLPSIALGFPNSALISRITRSAMLDVLREDYVRVARAKGLAMMRVIFKHALRNALVPIITVVALTFAGLMGGAVVTETVFGIPGIGRLVVSSVLRRDYPVIQATIMLVAAIYVLVNLLVDLVYVYVDPRIKY; encoded by the coding sequence TTGTTGCAATACATCGGGCGCCGGCTGTTATCGCTGATAGTAGTGCTGCTCGTAGTCGCAGTCGTAGCCTTTCTACTCATTCATCTGGCCCCAGGAGACCCGGCCAGCGTCATGCTCGGACCTAACGCCACGGTGGAAGACGTGCAGCGTTTGCGACAGCAGCTGGCGCTCGATCGTCCCCTCATGGTACAGTTTGTGGCCTGGTTTAGTAGGATGATACGAGGAGACCTGGGGATCTCCCATTTCGCGCAGAGACCCGTGTCGGACATCCTCTTGGAACGCGCAGAACCGACCCTGCTCCTCGCAGGAATGGCGTTACTAGTAGCCATTATGATTGGACTGCCGGCTGGTGTAGTCGCTGCACTTCGAAGAGGCACTGTAGTTGACCAGCTTGTGATGGGGATGGCTCTACTAGGCGCCTCCGTCCCATCGTTCTGGCTGGGGCTCACTCTGATCCTGTATGTCGCGGTGGGCCTGGGATGGTTACCTGCGGCAGGCTATCTGCCTCTCCGCTCGGGTGTCCTCGACAGCCTTCGCTATTTTGTTCTGCCGTCAATCGCCCTCGGGTTCCCAAACTCGGCCCTTATTTCGCGCATTACTCGTTCCGCCATGCTTGATGTGCTGCGGGAAGATTACGTGCGAGTGGCACGCGCCAAAGGTCTAGCGATGATGCGCGTAATCTTCAAACATGCTCTGCGAAACGCGCTGGTCCCCATTATAACCGTGGTTGCGCTAACTTTCGCAGGGCTCATGGGTGGGGCGGTGGTAACCGAAACGGTGTTTGGTATCCCCGGGATCGGGCGACTTGTGGTCTCGTCTGTACTTCGACGCGATTACCCCGTGATCCAGGCCACCATCATGCTCGTCGCCGCGATTTACGTGTTGGTAAACTTGCTAGTAGACCTTGTGTACGTGTACGTAGACCCCCGCATTAAGTACTGA